A window of Mucilaginibacter paludis DSM 18603 contains these coding sequences:
- a CDS encoding alpha-L-arabinofuranosidase C-terminal domain-containing protein, translated as MRKITRIFFVCVVLSNALFGQDIKNITVLVDKPTAKVSPNMWGIFFEDINFAADGGLYAELVKNRSFEFLSPLMGWKEVKHDGGSGSTLIINRGEANSNNPRFARITVKSASGSYGLENEGFRGMGIEGGKQYNFSVFARQNSGATKIKIQLLGTDNKILGEAALQNFTDQWNKYSVSFNSTATDAKAHLAVLFEGEGVLDVDMISLFPKDTWKGRPNGLRADLAQKLADLKPGFIRFPGGCIVEGRDLANRYQWKKTVGKVEDRELIINRWNTEFSHRSAPDYFQSYGLGFFEYFQLAEDIGAAPLPILNCGMACQYNTAEVAPLDQIDPFIQDALDLVEFANGPVTSKWGKLRAEMGHPAPFNLKMMGVGNEQWDVQYLDRYKLFAKALNAKYPDIKLITSSGPSPSGAQFDYLQKELRVQKANFLDEHYYQSPDWFMQNASRYDGYDRNSSKIFAGEYAAHIKEPKTAKDAETMNAWISALAEAAFMTGLERNADVVQMASYAPLLAHVEAWQWRPDLIWFDNLRSVATPNYYVQKLFANNKGTDVVPALMDGKILAGKDSLYSSAVIDKTNRQLIVKIVNTSSKPMPVKLSLQNGPAYGKATWTELSSANDLDINTLNDPQRVYPAETALASADLGKSPLKLKPKSVNVIKVSYK; from the coding sequence ATGAGAAAAATAACCCGGATCTTTTTTGTTTGCGTTGTATTGAGCAACGCGTTATTTGGGCAGGATATTAAAAATATCACTGTTTTGGTTGATAAGCCAACTGCAAAAGTATCCCCGAATATGTGGGGCATCTTTTTTGAGGATATTAATTTCGCGGCTGATGGCGGCCTTTATGCCGAACTGGTTAAAAACCGGTCGTTTGAGTTTTTAAGCCCCCTGATGGGCTGGAAAGAAGTTAAACACGATGGTGGAAGCGGCAGTACGCTGATTATTAACCGTGGTGAAGCTAACAGTAACAACCCGCGCTTTGCCCGTATTACCGTTAAAAGTGCTTCGGGTAGCTATGGGCTGGAGAATGAAGGTTTCCGCGGTATGGGGATTGAAGGCGGCAAGCAATACAATTTCTCGGTATTTGCCCGCCAAAACAGCGGCGCTACTAAAATTAAAATACAGCTGCTTGGCACTGATAACAAAATATTAGGTGAAGCCGCCCTGCAAAATTTTACAGATCAATGGAACAAATATTCGGTATCGTTTAATTCCACCGCTACCGATGCTAAAGCGCATTTAGCCGTTTTATTTGAGGGCGAGGGAGTTTTGGATGTGGATATGATTTCGCTTTTTCCGAAAGATACCTGGAAAGGCAGGCCTAATGGTTTGCGTGCCGATTTGGCCCAGAAACTGGCCGATTTAAAACCCGGCTTCATCCGTTTTCCCGGTGGATGTATCGTTGAGGGGCGCGATTTGGCAAACCGCTACCAATGGAAAAAAACGGTAGGCAAGGTTGAAGATCGTGAATTGATCATCAATCGCTGGAACACCGAGTTCTCTCATCGCTCCGCGCCCGACTATTTTCAATCGTACGGGCTTGGGTTTTTTGAATATTTCCAGTTAGCCGAAGATATTGGTGCTGCGCCGCTGCCTATTTTAAATTGTGGCATGGCCTGCCAGTATAACACCGCCGAGGTTGCCCCGCTTGATCAGATCGATCCTTTTATACAGGACGCGCTTGACCTGGTTGAATTTGCCAATGGCCCGGTAACCAGCAAATGGGGTAAATTAAGGGCCGAGATGGGCCACCCGGCGCCCTTTAACCTTAAAATGATGGGAGTGGGTAATGAGCAGTGGGATGTGCAATACCTGGACCGCTATAAGTTGTTTGCCAAAGCCCTGAATGCAAAATATCCCGATATTAAGCTGATTACCAGCTCGGGCCCATCGCCATCAGGAGCGCAGTTTGATTATTTGCAAAAGGAACTGCGCGTGCAAAAGGCAAATTTTTTAGATGAGCACTATTACCAGTCGCCCGATTGGTTTATGCAAAACGCTTCGCGGTATGACGGTTACGACCGCAACAGCAGCAAAATATTTGCAGGCGAATATGCTGCACACATCAAAGAACCTAAAACCGCCAAAGATGCCGAAACCATGAACGCCTGGATAAGCGCCCTGGCCGAAGCCGCCTTTATGACCGGCTTGGAACGCAATGCCGATGTAGTGCAAATGGCATCGTACGCACCCTTGTTGGCCCACGTGGAAGCCTGGCAATGGCGTCCGGATTTAATTTGGTTTGATAACCTACGTTCTGTAGCAACACCTAATTACTATGTGCAAAAGTTATTTGCCAATAATAAAGGTACAGATGTAGTACCGGCATTAATGGACGGCAAGATATTGGCCGGCAAGGATAGCCTTTACTCGAGCGCGGTTATTGATAAAACCAACCGCCAGTTAATTGTAAAGATAGTCAATACGTCGTCTAAGCCAATGCCGGTAAAGCTTAGCCTGCAAAATGGCCCGGCTTATGGCAAAGCCACCTGGACGGAGCTTAGCTCGGCAAATGATCTGGATATCAATACGCTGAATGATCCTCAAAGGGTCTATCCGGCAGAAACCGCTCTGGCATCCGCCGATCTGGGTAAATCGCCTTT
- a CDS encoding arylsulfatase — protein MKIYKAAFTLALSVSLFTAVAQTKTAAKKPNIIIILADDMGYSDIGCYGSEIQTPNLDAMAQGGLRMTQFYNASRCCPTRASLLTGLYQHQAGVGDMMNTRNEPAYQGYLNQNCVTIAEALKAGGYNTLMAGKWHVGQSPEHWPVKRGFDHYFGLIDGASSYFTPTMPYRPKQKLTIALDDKEFTPGPNWYSTNEYASYAIQFIEQNKQTHKPFFLYMAFTSPHWPIQALPEDIAKYKGKYMQGWDKLREARLARQKQLGILAQDTKLSPRDSLVPEWDSLTPEEKDRFDTKMAVYAAMVDRMDQNIGRIKQKLKELGEDKNTVIMFLSDNGASNESIKGPGFTPAVLEASKKPASDPTSFTSYESLGANISDTPFRLFKHWEYEGGTATPFIAYFPGVIKPGGISSQPGHIVDLMATCLDFAGISYPKIYHGNTIIPTEGISLKPLFTGHTWKGHNGLFFEHEGNRAVRQGDWKLVSQKPANKWELYNIKTDRSELNDLSAKYPEKVAELTALYNQWANRAGVIPFEKLGRPIGVGE, from the coding sequence ATGAAAATATATAAAGCGGCATTTACCTTAGCGCTATCTGTAAGCCTGTTTACAGCTGTAGCCCAAACCAAAACGGCAGCTAAAAAGCCTAACATCATCATCATACTGGCTGATGATATGGGCTACTCTGATATAGGTTGCTACGGATCAGAAATCCAGACGCCTAACCTTGACGCTATGGCTCAGGGTGGTTTACGCATGACACAGTTTTACAACGCCTCGCGCTGTTGCCCAACCCGAGCATCGCTGCTTACGGGCTTATACCAGCACCAGGCCGGGGTAGGCGATATGATGAACACCCGTAACGAACCGGCTTATCAGGGTTATCTAAACCAAAACTGCGTTACCATAGCCGAGGCGCTTAAAGCAGGCGGCTATAATACGCTGATGGCCGGTAAATGGCATGTTGGCCAGTCGCCGGAACATTGGCCCGTAAAGCGGGGCTTTGATCATTATTTTGGTTTGATAGATGGCGCCAGCAGTTATTTTACGCCAACCATGCCTTACCGGCCCAAGCAAAAATTAACCATAGCGCTTGATGATAAGGAGTTTACACCAGGCCCTAACTGGTACTCTACCAACGAGTATGCCAGTTACGCCATTCAGTTTATTGAGCAAAACAAGCAAACCCATAAGCCCTTCTTTTTATACATGGCCTTTACCAGCCCGCACTGGCCTATCCAGGCCTTGCCCGAAGATATTGCCAAATACAAAGGCAAGTATATGCAGGGTTGGGATAAGTTGCGCGAAGCGCGTTTGGCCCGCCAAAAACAATTAGGCATTTTAGCCCAGGATACTAAACTATCACCGCGCGATAGCCTGGTGCCCGAGTGGGACAGCCTTACGCCCGAAGAAAAAGACCGCTTTGATACCAAAATGGCAGTTTACGCGGCAATGGTTGATAGGATGGATCAAAACATTGGCCGTATTAAACAAAAGCTGAAAGAACTGGGTGAGGATAAAAATACGGTGATCATGTTTTTGTCGGACAACGGGGCAAGTAACGAGAGCATCAAGGGGCCGGGCTTTACTCCGGCTGTGTTAGAAGCCAGTAAGAAACCCGCAAGCGATCCAACCTCGTTCACTTCGTACGAAAGCCTTGGCGCCAACATCAGTGATACACCCTTCCGTTTATTTAAACATTGGGAATATGAGGGAGGTACCGCAACACCTTTTATAGCCTATTTTCCGGGAGTGATTAAACCCGGCGGTATCAGCAGTCAGCCTGGCCACATTGTTGACCTGATGGCAACCTGTCTTGATTTTGCAGGTATAAGCTATCCTAAAATCTATCATGGCAATACCATCATCCCCACCGAAGGCATCAGCTTAAAACCCCTGTTCACCGGCCACACCTGGAAGGGCCACAACGGCTTATTTTTTGAGCACGAAGGTAACCGCGCCGTAAGGCAGGGCGACTGGAAACTGGTATCGCAAAAGCCGGCCAACAAATGGGAATTATACAATATTAAAACAGACCGCTCCGAACTAAACGACCTGAGCGCCAAATACCCCGAAAAAGTAGCCGAACTGACCGCCCTGTACAACCAATGGGCAAACCGCGCCGGAGTGATCCCCTTTGAAAAACTCGGCAGGCCGATAGGCGTAGGGGAGTGA
- a CDS encoding DUF4450 domain-containing protein yields MFKNPIKRAICLSLALFFYPVTFLLAQNGPSTKLWHNRERSINYRPEGRDIVLVNGKHRFNRALYGTNTAFRVEAGDLPEFALYLPGMGGNLRFGLISGNTSKWLIDASQIEARYRAGSMLYTIHDALLGKGSLHITILAGATTESMIVKAELKGGDVPVKLFWAFGGATGKKFSRDGDLGADPESSFYLKPEYCKGNLYQVNGTSFSLKYTGKASSEADRYEIKQPGSDKPVEITSQKNQLTGLFPVGAELHIGDAAQQNSPLEFWASRPAEAPAISGTIKPVNQQALYFLIQSPQEQAVTAYTQLPGLFNAAEAARQKLADRVQVNTPDPYINTLGGVLSVAADAIWETPSYMHGAVAWRMRLNAWRGPYVADVLGWHDRARSHFSSYALSQITSPETGPVVADTALHLARQQERLGNAMFSSGYISRNPGGKIQPHHYDMNLVFIDELLNHFNWTGDLDYVKQMWPVIKRHLAWEKRNFDADGDGLYDAYCAIWASDALQYSGGGVTHSSAYNYRANKAAAQLAKLIGEDAAPYQKEAEHILNAINKTLWMPQTGQYAEYQDLLGNKLLHPAAALWTVYHAIDSQVPDNFQAYQALRYVDNNIPHIPIRVKGIPDGFYTMSTTNWMPYDWSLNNVVLAEVLHTSLAYWQGGRAEEAFKLWKGSLLNSMFLESSPGNFDQLSFYDSTRGELYRDFGDPIGMAGRSLIEGLFGIHPDALNGKLLIKPGFPMEWDHASLHTPDIQFDFKESKIKPRNSKKDDYIFTDSYTIIQSFPTRMNLVIEIKAKTLRVKSIIVNGRQVNWENIDDAITLPMLRISLGKYARYNIQVNWATDESQPSLEMNPIIRNVDGPISVGYKDLRIDKMISGKDNRLIYDPQKAFKMLNGDTAVIYADHTVFYPIAYGKFKWWVAADIEIAPDVQIIANDQLNNNSLTFKLKINLDDFKGKVVVNPGINQFVSDIVIGKKNISESITVPINNLITGSNVIRIEYNNKFLQQTITNWNIKKESAAQQETINLTPYFNDQVTNIFKNKYLSPRPKSVTLQLPWQGIGNWCYPLVEANIDDSGLRRAVGDKNEFDTPQHIRFATPGKAGEKNILFTSQWDNYPKQAEVPLTGRASHAYFLMAGSTNPMQSRITNGEVIIEYTDHTTEVLELKNPQTWWPIEQDYEDDGYAFQLNAARPIRVYLKSGLAATAFNDFKSIKGFSNRGIDGGAGTILDLPLNPAKELKALQLKTLANDVMIGLMAVTLVRN; encoded by the coding sequence ATGTTTAAAAACCCAATAAAAAGGGCTATATGTTTATCATTAGCCCTTTTTTTTTATCCCGTAACTTTTTTGCTGGCCCAAAATGGGCCGTCCACAAAATTGTGGCATAACCGGGAACGAAGCATCAATTATCGCCCCGAAGGCCGCGATATTGTACTGGTAAACGGCAAGCACCGGTTTAACCGGGCTTTGTACGGTACCAATACGGCTTTCCGCGTAGAGGCCGGCGATTTGCCCGAGTTTGCACTATACCTACCCGGCATGGGCGGTAATCTACGATTTGGATTAATTAGCGGCAATACCAGCAAATGGTTGATTGATGCCAGCCAGATAGAAGCCCGCTACAGGGCCGGATCGATGTTGTATACCATCCACGACGCTTTATTGGGGAAGGGTAGCCTGCATATCACCATATTGGCAGGCGCAACAACCGAAAGTATGATTGTAAAGGCCGAATTGAAGGGCGGCGATGTACCTGTAAAATTGTTTTGGGCATTTGGCGGGGCAACGGGTAAAAAGTTTTCACGGGATGGCGATTTGGGTGCCGATCCCGAATCGTCGTTTTATTTAAAGCCCGAGTATTGCAAGGGAAATTTATACCAGGTTAACGGTACTTCGTTCTCGCTAAAATATACCGGCAAGGCCAGTAGCGAGGCCGACCGGTATGAAATAAAACAGCCTGGTAGCGATAAGCCAGTTGAAATAACAAGTCAAAAAAACCAGCTAACAGGTCTGTTTCCCGTCGGTGCCGAATTGCATATCGGCGATGCCGCACAGCAAAACTCTCCGCTTGAATTTTGGGCTTCAAGGCCTGCGGAGGCCCCGGCCATTAGCGGAACAATTAAACCGGTCAACCAGCAAGCATTATACTTTTTAATTCAGAGCCCGCAAGAGCAAGCTGTTACCGCTTATACCCAGCTCCCCGGTTTGTTTAACGCTGCCGAGGCCGCACGCCAAAAATTGGCGGATAGGGTACAGGTTAATACCCCCGACCCGTATATCAATACCCTCGGTGGGGTGCTTAGTGTGGCTGCCGATGCCATTTGGGAAACACCGTCCTACATGCATGGTGCCGTAGCCTGGCGTATGCGTTTAAATGCCTGGCGAGGCCCGTATGTAGCCGATGTATTGGGCTGGCACGATAGGGCTCGTTCGCATTTTAGCAGTTATGCGTTATCGCAGATCACCAGCCCAGAAACCGGGCCTGTTGTGGCCGATACCGCGTTGCACCTGGCCCGCCAGCAGGAAAGGCTGGGCAATGCCATGTTTAGCAGCGGGTACATCAGCCGTAATCCAGGGGGCAAAATACAGCCTCACCATTACGATATGAACCTGGTTTTTATTGATGAACTGCTCAATCACTTTAACTGGACCGGCGACCTGGATTACGTAAAACAAATGTGGCCGGTAATTAAACGCCATTTAGCCTGGGAAAAACGGAATTTTGATGCCGACGGCGACGGTTTGTATGATGCTTACTGCGCTATTTGGGCCAGCGATGCCCTGCAATACAGTGGCGGTGGGGTAACCCATTCATCAGCCTATAATTACCGGGCCAATAAAGCGGCTGCACAACTGGCTAAGCTGATAGGTGAGGATGCGGCCCCTTATCAAAAAGAGGCGGAACATATCCTAAACGCCATCAATAAAACCTTATGGATGCCGCAAACCGGCCAATACGCCGAGTACCAGGATTTGCTGGGCAATAAGCTATTGCACCCGGCGGCCGCCTTGTGGACGGTTTATCACGCGATAGATTCTCAGGTTCCGGATAATTTTCAGGCTTACCAGGCCCTGCGCTATGTAGATAATAACATTCCTCATATCCCGATCAGGGTAAAAGGAATACCCGATGGTTTCTACACCATGTCCACCACCAACTGGATGCCTTATGATTGGTCGCTCAATAACGTGGTGCTGGCTGAAGTACTCCATACTTCGCTGGCCTACTGGCAGGGCGGTAGGGCCGAAGAGGCTTTTAAGCTATGGAAAGGATCACTGCTGAACAGTATGTTTTTAGAAAGCAGCCCCGGCAATTTCGACCAGTTATCCTTTTATGATTCGACACGCGGAGAATTGTACCGCGATTTTGGCGACCCTATCGGGATGGCAGGCAGATCGTTGATAGAAGGCTTATTCGGTATCCATCCTGATGCCTTAAACGGTAAACTGCTTATCAAACCCGGTTTCCCGATGGAGTGGGATCATGCATCGTTGCATACGCCAGATATTCAATTTGATTTTAAAGAATCAAAAATTAAACCGCGTAATTCAAAAAAGGACGACTATATCTTTACGGACAGTTACACTATCATTCAAAGTTTTCCTACGAGGATGAATTTAGTTATTGAGATTAAAGCGAAAACTCTTCGTGTCAAATCAATAATTGTTAATGGTCGACAGGTTAACTGGGAGAATATTGATGATGCTATCACATTGCCAATGTTGAGAATAAGTCTAGGTAAATATGCAAGGTATAATATTCAAGTAAACTGGGCTACAGATGAATCACAACCATCACTGGAAATGAACCCGATTATCAGGAATGTCGATGGTCCCATCTCTGTAGGGTATAAGGATCTGCGTATCGACAAGATGATTTCCGGAAAAGACAATAGGTTAATTTATGACCCTCAAAAAGCATTTAAAATGTTAAATGGTGATACTGCTGTTATTTACGCTGATCACACAGTGTTTTATCCTATTGCATATGGAAAGTTTAAATGGTGGGTAGCTGCTGATATTGAAATTGCGCCAGATGTTCAAATTATTGCTAATGATCAGCTAAATAATAATAGCCTGACATTCAAATTGAAGATTAATCTGGATGATTTCAAAGGGAAGGTTGTCGTAAATCCTGGAATCAACCAGTTTGTTTCAGACATAGTAATTGGAAAAAAAAATATATCCGAGTCTATAACTGTCCCAATAAATAATTTAATTACTGGTAGCAATGTTATTCGAATCGAATATAATAACAAATTTCTTCAGCAAACCATCACCAACTGGAATATCAAAAAGGAGAGTGCCGCCCAACAGGAAACCATCAACCTGACACCATACTTTAATGATCAGGTAACCAATATTTTCAAAAATAAATACCTGTCGCCACGCCCTAAATCGGTAACCTTACAATTGCCATGGCAGGGGATAGGCAACTGGTGCTATCCGTTGGTGGAAGCTAATATTGACGATTCGGGCTTAAGGCGCGCCGTCGGCGATAAAAACGAGTTTGATACACCACAGCATATCCGCTTTGCCACGCCCGGAAAAGCAGGCGAGAAAAACATCCTCTTCACCTCGCAATGGGATAATTATCCAAAGCAGGCCGAAGTCCCTTTAACGGGCCGGGCATCTCACGCTTATTTCCTGATGGCGGGTTCAACCAACCCGATGCAAAGCCGCATCACCAATGGCGAGGTCATTATTGAATATACTGATCATACTACCGAGGTATTAGAACTGAAAAATCCGCAAACCTGGTGGCCCATTGAGCAGGACTATGAGGATGATGGCTATGCCTTTCAACTCAACGCGGCCAGGCCCATCAGGGTGTATTTAAAAAGCGGTTTAGCGGCTACTGCGTTTAATGATTTTAAAAGCATCAAAGGATTCTCTAACCGGGGGATCGATGGGGGAGCAGGTACCATACTGGATCTTCCCTTAAATCCCGCCAAGGAATTAAAGGCTTTACAGTTAAAAACGTTAGCTAACGATGTTATGATCGGCTTAATGGCTGTTACCCTGGTACGAAATTAA
- a CDS encoding FGGY-family carbohydrate kinase, translating into MKSVPVIAIFDIGKTNKKFFLIDEYYKIVLERTAHFKETVDDDGDPCEDIDLLTNWVKQSLQDIFALKKFDIKALNFSTYGASFVHIDQDGKVAGPLCNYLKAFPDELKDEFYARYGGEAEVSSKTASPVLGNLNSGMQLYRIKHRKPELYARIKYSLHLPQYLNFLVSGVFCSDITSIGCHTQLWDFVKNDYHDWVYQEGIDSILAPLFPSDSAMTTVIEGNEYHVGSGLHDSSSALIPYLTSFSEPFILISTGTWCISLNPFNDNPLTVDELNKDCLCYMEYHGRPVKASRLFAGNEHEKQTKRIAEHFNKPLDHFKKVKYNAEYILKDDGAAGASGQALMQQSLFGDRNLSAFSSYEEAYHCLIRDIMIQQQASTTLVIQDTNVKRIFVDGGFGKNVVYMNLLAAAFPHLEVFAASVAQATAIGAALSIHKHWNTKPVPGDMIELKYYAMSHKMEVE; encoded by the coding sequence ATGAAGAGCGTTCCGGTAATAGCCATATTTGATATTGGTAAAACCAATAAAAAGTTTTTTCTGATTGATGAGTATTACAAAATAGTACTGGAACGTACAGCTCATTTTAAGGAAACAGTAGATGACGACGGCGACCCTTGCGAGGATATAGACCTGCTGACTAACTGGGTTAAGCAATCGCTCCAGGATATATTTGCACTTAAAAAGTTTGATATCAAAGCGTTGAATTTTTCAACCTATGGTGCAAGCTTTGTGCATATTGATCAGGATGGAAAAGTTGCCGGCCCGTTATGTAATTATCTCAAAGCGTTTCCGGATGAGTTGAAAGACGAGTTTTACGCCAGATATGGCGGCGAAGCGGAAGTATCAAGTAAAACTGCATCCCCGGTGCTGGGTAACCTCAACTCGGGTATGCAGTTATACCGCATCAAGCACAGAAAGCCTGAGTTATACGCGCGGATCAAATATTCGCTGCATCTGCCGCAGTACCTTAACTTTTTGGTGAGCGGTGTTTTTTGTTCGGATATTACCAGCATAGGCTGCCATACGCAGCTTTGGGATTTTGTTAAAAATGATTACCACGATTGGGTATACCAGGAAGGTATCGATAGCATACTGGCTCCGTTGTTCCCTTCGGACAGCGCGATGACAACCGTAATTGAGGGGAACGAATATCATGTAGGCAGCGGCTTGCACGATAGCTCATCGGCTCTGATACCTTACCTCACCAGTTTTTCAGAACCGTTTATCTTAATTTCTACAGGCACCTGGTGTATCAGCTTAAATCCTTTTAACGATAACCCGCTTACGGTTGATGAGTTAAACAAAGATTGCCTGTGCTATATGGAGTATCATGGCAGGCCGGTAAAGGCTTCGCGTTTATTTGCCGGTAACGAGCACGAGAAGCAAACCAAACGGATAGCCGAACATTTTAATAAGCCGCTTGATCATTTCAAGAAGGTTAAGTACAATGCCGAGTATATTTTGAAAGATGATGGTGCTGCGGGTGCCTCTGGTCAGGCACTCATGCAGCAATCGCTATTTGGCGACCGCAACCTGTCGGCTTTTTCATCGTACGAAGAAGCTTACCATTGCCTGATACGGGATATCATGATACAGCAGCAGGCATCAACCACGCTGGTTATTCAGGATACCAATGTTAAACGCATTTTTGTGGATGGTGGCTTTGGTAAAAACGTAGTTTACATGAATTTGCTTGCCGCGGCGTTTCCACATCTGGAGGTTTTTGCGGCTTCGGTTGCACAGGCTACCGCTATTGGTGCAGCGCTATCCATCCATAAACATTGGAATACCAAACCTGTTCCGGGCGATATGATCGAGTTGAAGTACTATGCCATGTCGCACAAAATGGAGGTTGAGTAA
- a CDS encoding TIM barrel protein yields MQVEKYKLDGFNNDLLADHKRRFEFVAADVANVDDVLQKLEAFQIAIPSWALGTGGTRFGRFSGGGEPRSLEEKIEDVGVLHALNKSSGAISLHIPWDIPQNHQAIKTLAAQHGLRFDAMNSNTFQDQAGAPESYKFGSLQHIDKAVRDQAIAHNIEVIKQGIELGSKSLTVWLADGSSFPGQLNFRGAFERTLDSLKQIYAALPDDWKLYLEYKCYEPNFYSTTVADWGQSLLYVTKLGPKAYTLVDLGHHLPNANIEQIVSLLLMEGRLAGFHFNDSKYGDDDLTVGSINPYQLFLIFNELVEGMDARGMNHATDLGWMIDASHNLKDPIEDLLQSIQAIQIAYAQALIVDKEALVAAQKVNDVALAQEILQKAYRTDVRALVSEASLRAGGAIDPIGAYRKLQVRENLIKERGAKTVATGL; encoded by the coding sequence ATGCAAGTAGAGAAGTATAAGCTTGACGGTTTTAACAACGATTTGTTAGCCGATCACAAACGCAGGTTTGAATTTGTTGCTGCTGATGTAGCCAACGTGGATGATGTATTGCAAAAACTGGAGGCATTTCAAATTGCTATCCCCAGTTGGGCATTAGGTACCGGTGGTACGCGTTTTGGTCGTTTTTCGGGCGGTGGCGAGCCACGCAGCTTAGAAGAAAAAATTGAGGACGTGGGTGTATTGCACGCATTAAACAAATCAAGCGGCGCTATTTCCTTGCATATTCCATGGGATATCCCACAAAATCACCAGGCCATCAAAACCCTTGCGGCTCAGCATGGCTTACGTTTTGATGCCATGAACTCCAATACCTTCCAGGATCAGGCCGGCGCTCCCGAAAGCTATAAATTCGGTTCGTTACAACACATCGATAAGGCCGTTCGTGATCAGGCTATCGCCCACAACATCGAAGTAATTAAACAAGGTATCGAGTTAGGTTCAAAATCGCTAACCGTTTGGTTGGCTGATGGTTCAAGTTTCCCCGGCCAGTTAAACTTCCGCGGCGCTTTTGAGCGTACTTTAGATAGCTTAAAACAAATTTACGCTGCCTTGCCGGATGATTGGAAATTGTACCTGGAGTATAAATGCTACGAGCCTAATTTTTACTCAACTACCGTTGCAGATTGGGGCCAATCGTTATTATATGTGACCAAGTTAGGCCCTAAGGCTTATACTTTGGTTGATTTAGGCCACCATCTGCCAAATGCCAACATTGAGCAAATTGTTTCTTTATTGCTGATGGAAGGCCGTTTAGCAGGTTTCCACTTTAACGATTCTAAATACGGAGATGACGATTTAACTGTTGGTAGCATCAATCCTTACCAATTGTTCCTGATATTTAACGAACTGGTTGAAGGTATGGATGCCCGTGGCATGAACCACGCCACCGATTTAGGCTGGATGATCGATGCATCGCATAACCTGAAAGATCCTATTGAAGATCTGTTACAGTCTATCCAGGCCATCCAGATTGCTTACGCACAGGCTTTAATAGTTGATAAGGAAGCTTTGGTAGCCGCTCAAAAAGTGAACGATGTAGCGTTGGCGCAAGAAATTTTGCAAAAAGCTTACCGCACCGATGTACGTGCCCTGGTATCCGAAGCCAGCTTACGCGCAGGCGGCGCTATCGATCCGATAGGAGCTTACCGCAAGTTACAAGTGAGAGAGAACCTGATTAAAGAACGTGGCGCTAAAACAGTGGCTACAGGCTTATAA
- the rhaM gene encoding L-rhamnose mutarotase, which yields MYRRAFKMKLFPGYTEEYKKRHDEIWPELVALLKETGISDYSIFLDEETHVLFGVLKAEDPAKLDDLPKHAVMQKWWKYMGDIMESNPDHSPVSIPLLDVFYMP from the coding sequence ATGTACAGACGAGCATTTAAAATGAAACTCTTCCCCGGTTATACCGAGGAATATAAAAAGCGCCACGATGAAATATGGCCCGAGCTGGTAGCGTTGTTAAAAGAGACAGGCATCAGCGATTATTCCATTTTTTTGGATGAGGAAACCCATGTTTTGTTTGGCGTATTAAAAGCGGAGGATCCGGCAAAGCTGGACGATTTGCCTAAACATGCCGTAATGCAAAAATGGTGGAAGTACATGGGAGACATTATGGAGAGCAATCCGGATCATTCACCGGTGAGCATTCCGTTACTGGATGTGTTTTATATGCCTTGA